GTTGACATGCTGGACGTGCATGCAGATCGGAATACCTTCCATCGCTTCGATAAGTTCAACGCAAAGTATAATCCGATCGGCGAGTCACGTCTCAGAGAAGTATTCTTAAAAACAGACAACTACTTGAATGGCAAATATTTCGCTCATATTATCAAGGTATGTATTTTTCGTATGTGAAGTTACATCAGTAGATGAACGTCCGACTTTGCAGGAAGTATCATTCGACTTGGAGGAATCAAAGTATCAAAATGCTGAGCTTAGATTGTCTATCTATGGGAAATCAAGAGACGAGTGGAATAAGTTGGCGAAGTGGGCTATCGACTACAATGTTTACTCTACAAACATTCGCTGGTTGATTCAAATTCCACGTCTATTGTATGTGTCGGATGACTTGTGTGCCAAACTTCGGctttattaaaatttcttttctctATTACAGTGATATctacaaaacaaacaaactgatgACCTCATTCCAAGAGTTCATTGATAACatctttcttccactcttcgAAGCTACCAACAATCCTTCGAAGCATCCTGAACTCCACCGCTTTATGCAGTACGTAATCGGCTTTGATTCAGTCGATGATGAGTCCAAACCAGAAAATCCGATATTCGATGGCGAAATTCCACCGCCACAGAAATGGACAGACGAGGACAATCCCCCATACGCCTACTATATTTACTATATGTACGCCAATATGACGGTTTTGAATCAATTCAGGAAGTAAGTGCTTGATTTTCGTGTTGATTTTTGAATCAGGGGTTGATTCTCTTGTTTTCCCTTTAGGGCGCGTGGAATGAATACTTTTGTGTTGCGTCCCCATTGCGGTGAAGCCGGTGCTGTCCAACATTTAGTGTGTGGCTACTTAATGGCTGAAAATATTTCTCATGGTTTGCTGTTGCGCAAGGTGCCAGTACttcaatatttatattatttagcaCAAATCGGTATCGCCATGTCTCCACTATCTAATAATTCGCTGTTCTTGAATTATCATCGCAACCCGTTGCCCGAGTATTTGGCACGAGGTCTGATTGTGTCGTTGAGTACAGATGATCCGCTGCAATTCCACTTCACTAAGGTAGGTTCCGCATTGATTTACTTATTTAGATTATCTCAGCGAAATGGTCGCAGTGTAGAGGATTTTCACACTCTCACTTCTCGTAGGAACCCTTAATGGAAGAATACAGTATTGCTGCTCAGGTCTGGAAGTTGAGCTCATGTGATATGTGCGAATTAGCACGGAACAGTGTCATTATGAGTGGTTTTCCACACAAGGTAAAGTATTCTTCTACTACAGGTGGCATGTCGACTAACAGGATTTGCGTCCACGTTTAAATTTCAGGTAAAGCAACATTGGCTTGGACCAAACTACACGCGCGAGGGTGTTGCCGGCAACGATATCACACGAACCAATGTACCGGATATTCGTGTTGCCTTCCGTTACGAGACACTACTTGATGAACTCTCGAATATATTCAAAGTACATGAGTTTCCACAAGACAGTTAAGCTTCTGAATTGCTTTTCCAATAACTGACAATGTTTTCCTAAACAAAGAATTTGAATCTTCTTTCACGTGAAGTGTTAATTTAGCCATTCTAGAACTTAAGTCTTTGTGAAGAATCTTAAAACAGTATATTCGCCGTTAGGTTGTTGTTTCCATCTAATATCTTGTAACAAAATCTAAGCCTAATAGCTGGAGTTTTCATATTAACGATAATTTACCGACAACTATCATAATTGAGATTGAACATTATTTTTCGATGATATTATTgttgaaaaaacatttttatgaTATAAAAAGTCGATGCAATCCATTAGACTATGTGTTTACGGAGTTGATCCCCACCAAATTCAAGCAATTGCATATAATCAACCACTACTGAATTCAATCACAATTGGTTTTATTAGCTCTTAGCGATATGTGTTTTCTTAATAACTGTTGTGCGTTGTGTTTGGTGTGTCATATATGTTTCGTATAAGCTCCAGAAAAACTACAAACCAACCGGGAAAGGGACAAGACTTTGGGAGATGTGTGCTATTCTCTTTAATTCCAGATAACATTACGAATTTAGTTCTAGCAAATAATTTCAGCTGCTTTTATTGCTTCTGTATATAATGATGAAgatttattttactttctttttttaaCAACTAGTTTGTAATTGAATCAATCTTTATAATATGTTTCCTAAGATACATACAGTTGAAAAGTCTATGCTATTTTTTATGAGTGCGAAGATATTTATGAAATATATTGAGAGCATGTTAAACGACGCTTCAAGTTTTCTTTCTTTACTTACAGAATGGTCTGCTTTGTGACAAGGTAGTTATTCCGAAAGGATCTGACAAGTGGTGGTCAGATGTATATTTGACGAAGAATTAATTGGACAATTGGCTATTAAGGGCGGAGGTGTTTCGAAAAGTTGGTTTCAGGGAAAATATGGTCGCAAGTTCTGCTGTTTATTATGTGGAAATGTATATTTATTGAACACTTCTATCCATATTAagacgtttttttttatttattttattcttaaaGTGTCGTTACTTGTGAAAATTGATATTCGCTTTACAGTTCGGAATCTATCACAAAAGATTTACCCTTAAACTTCAATTGGGGATTCATAGTGCAGTTTACTATATTCTGTGAGTTCATCGAGAGGAAGGTGAACTGCGTTCCACGCTTCAAAGTAATGCATCTCGTGGAAAAACAAACTCGCTCTTAAGAGAAAGTGCGCGCAGAATGTGTTAAATTAAAAGCATTTTCTGGATAGGCTAGTTTTTCATATGAATCTACTTTCATGCCGTGGGGCATGttattttattacaaaaatatctgaaataaattatttttaagatAACGTGGTTTTAATGTGTTCCTCACCTATTCGGTCGTTTTTTTTCATGCTCAGCTCTTGTAATGAATCCTGGTAAGCTTAATActatgaagaaaattaaataaaatgatgaCATTGTATACCGTCGATTA
The DNA window shown above is from Hermetia illucens chromosome 5, iHerIll2.2.curated.20191125, whole genome shotgun sequence and carries:
- the LOC119657128 gene encoding AMP deaminase 2 isoform X5; this translates as MSFLVDTYVWALGDKLSIAAEVNSNENLSIHEQDIVPHFQRVSISGEDTSGVPLEDLERASRLVIQALELRERYMSTSLQTFPTTTTRFLKSVHEKDRFSHIEHEDRKTIAELIRKISLPPAEDHPIHPPVDGSDPWDLEFPPDKEYCIKAVDGVFNIFEDKECKKPINYEYTKLDQFVNDMQVMCFMIADGPLKSFCYRRLSYLYSKFQLHVLLNELRELASQKAVPHRDFYNIRKVDTHIHAASCMNQKHLLRFIKKTLKKNADEIVTITNGQPMSLQQVFQSMNLTTYDLTVDMLDVHADRNTFHRFDKFNAKYNPIGESRLREVFLKTDNYLNGKYFAHIIKEVSFDLEESKYQNAELRLSIYGKSRDEWNKLAKWAIDYNVYSTNIRWLIQIPRLFDIYKTNKLMTSFQEFIDNIFLPLFEATNNPSKHPELHRFMQYVIGFDSVDDESKPENPIFDGEIPPPQKWTDEDNPPYAYYIYYMYANMTVLNQFRKARGMNTFVLRPHCGEAGAVQHLVCGYLMAENISHGLLLRKVPVLQYLYYLAQIGIAMSPLSNNSLFLNYHRNPLPEYLARGLIVSLSTDDPLQFHFTKEPLMEEYSIAAQVWKLSSCDMCELARNSVIMSGFPHKVKQHWLGPNYTREGVAGNDITRTNVPDIRVAFRYETLLDELSNIFKNGLLCDKVVIPKGSDKWWSDVYLTKN
- the LOC119657128 gene encoding AMP deaminase 2 isoform X2 — translated: MLFNRMSSSQTIIDDLKLLPRKKSKIEHQEEEEEERIDSPTALAANANLPPGTPNGPTLPNEISAPYEVPQLPIEQIEEKLQIQRQLNVKALGDKLSIAAEVNSNENLSIHEQDIVPHFQRVSISGEDTSGVPLEDLERASRLVIQALELRERYMSTSLQTFPTTTTRFLKSVHEKDRFSHIEHEDRKTIAELIRKISLPPAEDHPIHPPVDGSDPWDLEFPPDKEYCIKAVDGVFNIFEDKECKKPINYEYTKLDQFVNDMQVMCFMIADGPLKSFCYRRLSYLYSKFQLHVLLNELRELASQKAVPHRDFYNIRKVDTHIHAASCMNQKHLLRFIKKTLKKNADEIVTITNGQPMSLQQVFQSMNLTTYDLTVDMLDVHADRNTFHRFDKFNAKYNPIGESRLREVFLKTDNYLNGKYFAHIIKEVSFDLEESKYQNAELRLSIYGKSRDEWNKLAKWAIDYNVYSTNIRWLIQIPRLFDIYKTNKLMTSFQEFIDNIFLPLFEATNNPSKHPELHRFMQYVIGFDSVDDESKPENPIFDGEIPPPQKWTDEDNPPYAYYIYYMYANMTVLNQFRKARGMNTFVLRPHCGEAGAVQHLVCGYLMAENISHGLLLRKVPVLQYLYYLAQIGIAMSPLSNNSLFLNYHRNPLPEYLARGLIVSLSTDDPLQFHFTKEPLMEEYSIAAQVWKLSSCDMCELARNSVIMSGFPHKVKQHWLGPNYTREGVAGNDITRTNVPDIRVAFRYETLLDELSNIFKNGLLCDKVVIPKGSDKWWSDVYLTKN
- the LOC119657128 gene encoding AMP deaminase 2 isoform X3, encoding MSASKIEDYTTKNFAFDVDMEMDFKESKTDMGIDSPTALAANANLPPGTPNGPTLPNEISAPYEVPQLPIEQIEEKLQIQRQLNVKALGDKLSIAAEVNSNENLSIHEQDIVPHFQRVSISGEDTSGVPLEDLERASRLVIQALELRERYMSTSLQTFPTTTTRFLKSVHEKDRFSHIEHEDRKTIAELIRKISLPPAEDHPIHPPVDGSDPWDLEFPPDKEYCIKAVDGVFNIFEDKECKKPINYEYTKLDQFVNDMQVMCFMIADGPLKSFCYRRLSYLYSKFQLHVLLNELRELASQKAVPHRDFYNIRKVDTHIHAASCMNQKHLLRFIKKTLKKNADEIVTITNGQPMSLQQVFQSMNLTTYDLTVDMLDVHADRNTFHRFDKFNAKYNPIGESRLREVFLKTDNYLNGKYFAHIIKEVSFDLEESKYQNAELRLSIYGKSRDEWNKLAKWAIDYNVYSTNIRWLIQIPRLFDIYKTNKLMTSFQEFIDNIFLPLFEATNNPSKHPELHRFMQYVIGFDSVDDESKPENPIFDGEIPPPQKWTDEDNPPYAYYIYYMYANMTVLNQFRKARGMNTFVLRPHCGEAGAVQHLVCGYLMAENISHGLLLRKVPVLQYLYYLAQIGIAMSPLSNNSLFLNYHRNPLPEYLARGLIVSLSTDDPLQFHFTKEPLMEEYSIAAQVWKLSSCDMCELARNSVIMSGFPHKVKQHWLGPNYTREGVAGNDITRTNVPDIRVAFRYETLLDELSNIFKNGLLCDKVVIPKGSDKWWSDVYLTKN
- the LOC119657128 gene encoding AMP deaminase 2 isoform X4 yields the protein MSARGVINRQGSNDSCFTECGNVRKIPQPKSPNILDKPFYFGIDSPTALAANANLPPGTPNGPTLPNEISAPYEVPQLPIEQIEEKLQIQRQLNVKALGDKLSIAAEVNSNENLSIHEQDIVPHFQRVSISGEDTSGVPLEDLERASRLVIQALELRERYMSTSLQTFPTTTTRFLKSVHEKDRFSHIEHEDRKTIADHPIHPPVDGSDPWDLEFPPDKEYCIKAVDGVFNIFEDKECKKPINYEYTKLDQFVNDMQVMCFMIADGPLKSFCYRRLSYLYSKFQLHVLLNELRELASQKAVPHRDFYNIRKVDTHIHAASCMNQKHLLRFIKKTLKKNADEIVTITNGQPMSLQQVFQSMNLTTYDLTVDMLDVHADRNTFHRFDKFNAKYNPIGESRLREVFLKTDNYLNGKYFAHIIKEVSFDLEESKYQNAELRLSIYGKSRDEWNKLAKWAIDYNVYSTNIRWLIQIPRLFDIYKTNKLMTSFQEFIDNIFLPLFEATNNPSKHPELHRFMQYVIGFDSVDDESKPENPIFDGEIPPPQKWTDEDNPPYAYYIYYMYANMTVLNQFRKARGMNTFVLRPHCGEAGAVQHLVCGYLMAENISHGLLLRKVPVLQYLYYLAQIGIAMSPLSNNSLFLNYHRNPLPEYLARGLIVSLSTDDPLQFHFTKEPLMEEYSIAAQVWKLSSCDMCELARNSVIMSGFPHKVKQHWLGPNYTREGVAGNDITRTNVPDIRVAFRYETLLDELSNIFKNGLLCDKVVIPKGSDKWWSDVYLTKN
- the LOC119657128 gene encoding AMP deaminase 2 isoform X1 encodes the protein MSARGVINRQGSNDSCFTECGNVRKIPQPKSPNILDKPFYFGIDSPTALAANANLPPGTPNGPTLPNEISAPYEVPQLPIEQIEEKLQIQRQLNVKALGDKLSIAAEVNSNENLSIHEQDIVPHFQRVSISGEDTSGVPLEDLERASRLVIQALELRERYMSTSLQTFPTTTTRFLKSVHEKDRFSHIEHEDRKTIAELIRKISLPPAEDHPIHPPVDGSDPWDLEFPPDKEYCIKAVDGVFNIFEDKECKKPINYEYTKLDQFVNDMQVMCFMIADGPLKSFCYRRLSYLYSKFQLHVLLNELRELASQKAVPHRDFYNIRKVDTHIHAASCMNQKHLLRFIKKTLKKNADEIVTITNGQPMSLQQVFQSMNLTTYDLTVDMLDVHADRNTFHRFDKFNAKYNPIGESRLREVFLKTDNYLNGKYFAHIIKEVSFDLEESKYQNAELRLSIYGKSRDEWNKLAKWAIDYNVYSTNIRWLIQIPRLFDIYKTNKLMTSFQEFIDNIFLPLFEATNNPSKHPELHRFMQYVIGFDSVDDESKPENPIFDGEIPPPQKWTDEDNPPYAYYIYYMYANMTVLNQFRKARGMNTFVLRPHCGEAGAVQHLVCGYLMAENISHGLLLRKVPVLQYLYYLAQIGIAMSPLSNNSLFLNYHRNPLPEYLARGLIVSLSTDDPLQFHFTKEPLMEEYSIAAQVWKLSSCDMCELARNSVIMSGFPHKVKQHWLGPNYTREGVAGNDITRTNVPDIRVAFRYETLLDELSNIFKNGLLCDKVVIPKGSDKWWSDVYLTKN